One segment of Sesamum indicum cultivar Zhongzhi No. 13 linkage group LG4, S_indicum_v1.0, whole genome shotgun sequence DNA contains the following:
- the LOC105161066 gene encoding uncharacterized protein LOC105161066 isoform X2, which translates to MDGNARFELTSASPDSNFAGNYQNGQRGYSAQALGRSSSFREVSESRNLASAKLNSRGSATSSGDVPSLSQCLMLEPIVMGDPKYLRSGDLRRVLGFSVGSNSEERNSPPVAVEELKRLRASVADTCVKASGRVKKLDEHLNKLNKFFEAMPYKKQQQRNELLMNERSSGSTLKIGSQIHRNPSELASQKFEDRPKNGLNKRLRTSVAETRAECRNNGVLRQPLMATKERDMPKDNNADSDMVEEKNRRLPAGGEGWDKKMKRKRSVGAVFSRSVDNDGEVKRTMHHKLTIESSLQSSDSIHGFRSGASGAGNKLDPMPSPAGSTARVTFKNEQEKSMLSRDLSGGPIKERALGKVNVKLNNREDNHAMCSSPILKGKASRAPRSGSTSAANSAANAPRVSGTLESWEQAQGVNKNSSVAGSNNRKRAMPAGSSSPPITQWVGQRPQKISRTRRTNLIPVSNHDEGQTPSEGYSPPDFGPRVGIGGMNTSLLSKSAPNGNQNFKVKPENVPSPARLSESEESGAGDSRINDKGLGSRDIDKRTANAGQSAGPSAIPIKKNKIMIKEEISDGVRRQGRTGRVSPFSRTSISPTREKLDNVVPTKPLRNARSGSDKSGSKSGRPLKKLSDRKGFSRLGHMANGGSPDCSEDDREELLTAANLACSSSIDACSSTFWKTIEALFASVGADDKSYLSQQLKLAEESCASLFKNCSNGNSIQAKLDNYCHEEMTASDSFSCRRNRFMKNENELKSSSDKVEFVEQMHNSSLYGCSDTEKGFNIVTPLYQRVLSALIVEDEIEECEETGFGGRRSSVNDSCLIGNDSKPMHRLDSSEPVFGVQTWQNGNAHKIFPCNGNRDIPRSPSVPDGICNGELKQRDGGYVHSEVEILVTLSRCDYAPQSLHGNNGGIPNFNFQYEQMCLEQKLVLELQSIGLFLEAVPALDDKEDEVINQELAQLERELLEQIVKKKARLDKVHTAIQEGKDIGRDPEQVAMDKLLELAYKKLLATRGSIASKLGIPKVSKQVALAFAKRTLARCRKFEDSGASCFSEPAFREIVYAAPPQFAERELLSGVNLPVGNDGSSIDALETSIHQPDQAISENGPMSNRGKKKEVLLDDVVGGAVFRASLGILGGAKGKRSERDRDRDASTKNAVAKAGRLSMGGSKGERKTKSKPKQKTAQLSTSGSAFVNKFTDTTNSLFPSASGSGESANNSGNRKKDVRFVSSGNAPSVSSKEIKESVDFPNLPVNDIDGIEDLDSEIGAPQDFNSWFNFEVEGVDQDTAGLDIPMDDLSELNMF; encoded by the exons ATGGATGGAAACGCGAGGTTTGAGTTGACATCAGCTAGTCCTGACTCAAATTTTGCAGGGAACTACCAAAATGGGCAGAGGGGGTACTCTGCTCAGGCTTTGGGTAGGTCTTCAAGTTTCAGAGAGGTTTCAGAGAGTAGGAATCTTGCTTCTGCGAAGCTAAATTCTAGGGGGAGTGCTACCTCATCTGGAGATGTTCCCTCATTATCTCAATGCCTGATGTTGGAGCCAATTGTTATGGGTGATCCAAAATATTTACGATCTGGTGACTTACGGAGGGTTTTGGGTTTTTCTGTTGGTAGCAATTCTGAAGAAAGAAATTCACCTCCAGTGGCTGTTGAGGAACTTAAACGATTGAGAGCCAGTGTCGCGGATACTTGTGTTAAAGCCAG CGGTAGAGTGAAAAAGTTGGATGAGCATTTAAACAAGTTAAACAAGTTTTTTGAGGCCATGCCTTATAAGAAGCAGCAGCAGCGGAATGAGCTGTTGATGAATGAGCGATCTAGTGGTTCAACCTTGAAGATTGGATCTCAGATACATCGAAACCCTTCCGAATTAGCAAGTCAGAAATTTGAAGATCGGCCTAAGAATGGTCTGAATAAGAGGTTGCGTACATCTGTGGCAGAAACTCgg GCAGAATGCAGGAATAATGGGGTCCTGCGGCAGCCTTTGATGGCAACAAAAGAAAGAGACATGCCTAAAGATAATAATGCAGATTCTGATATGGTGGAGGAAAAAAACAGGAGGTTACCTGCTGGTGGAGAAGGCTgggacaagaaaatgaaaaggaaacgTTCTGTTGGTGCTGTATTTTCAAGATCTGTTGACAATGATGGGGAAGTGAAACGAACTATGCATCATAAGCTTACTATTGAATCTAGCTTGCAATCGAGTGATTCCATCCATGGTTTCAG ATCAGGAGCTTCTGGTGCCGGGAACAAATTAGATCCTATGCCATCTCCTGCTGGTTCTACTGCTCGTGTAACCTTCAaaaatgaacaagaaaaatcaatgCTCTCAAGAGATCTTTCTGGCGGACCAATTAAGGAGCGAGCCTTGGGAAAAGTAAATGTGAA ATTGAACAATCGTGAAGACAACCATGCCATGTGCTCTAGTCCAATACTGAAAGGGAAGGCCTCAAGGGCACCACGAAGTGGGTCTACATCTGCAGCTAATTCAGCTGCTAATGCTCCTCGTGTGTCTGGAACTTTGGAGAGCTGGGAACAGGCCCAAGGTGTAAACAAAAACTCTTCAGTTGCTGGGTCTAACAATCGCAAGCGAGCCATGCCTGCAGGATCATCCTCTCCACCAATAACTCAGTGGGTGGGTCAGAGACCACAGAAGATCTCTAGAACAAGGAGGACAAATCTTATTCCTGTATCAAACCATGATGAAGGACAGACGCCATCTGAAGGATACTCTCCTCCAGATTTTGGTCCTCGGGTAGGCATTGGTGGGATGAATACTTCTCTTCTCTCCAAAAGTGCACCCAATGgaaaccaaaattttaaagtaaagCCTGAAAATGTTCCATCCCCTGCGAGATTGTCTGAAAGTGAAGAATCTGGTGCGGGTGATAGTAGAATAAATGATAAAGGCTTGGGCAGTAGAGATATAGACAAAAGGACTGCTAATGCTGGTCAAAGTGCTGGGCCATCTGCAATTCCTataaagaagaataaaattatgatcaaagaagaaattagTGATGGTGTGAGAAGACAAGGACGAACTGGAAGGGTCTCACCATTTTCTAGGACTAGCATTTCACCGACAAGAGAAAAATTGGATAATGTGGTGCCAACCAAGCCTCTTCGAAATGCGAGGTCTGGCTCTGACAAGAGTGGAAG CAAGTCTGGCCGCCCTCTGAAGAAGCTATCAGATCGCAAAGGCTTTTCTCGTCTTGGCCACATGGCAAATGGGGGTTCCCCTGATTGTAGTG AAGATGACCGGGAAGAGCTTTTGACAGCGGCTAATCTTGCGTGTAGTTCTAGCA TTGATGCATGTTCGAGCACATTCTGGAAGACAATTGAGGCCTTATTTGCTTCTGTTGGGGCAGATGACAAATCATACTTATCACAACAG CTGAAATTGGCTGAAGAATCGTGTGCCAGTTTGTTCAAGAACTGTAGCAATGGCAATTCTATTCAAGCGAAATTG GATAACTATTGCCATGAAGAAATGACAGCATCTGACTCCTTTTCTTGCCGAAGAAATAGattcatgaaaaatgaaaatgaattgaaGTCTTCTTCTGATAAAGTGGAGTTTGTTGAACAAATGCACAATTCTTCTCTATATGGATGCTCTGATACAGAGAAAGGATTCAACATAGTTACACCACTTTATCAAAGGGTACTATCGGCTCTCATTGTGGAAGATGAAATTGAAGAATGTGAAGAAACTGGATTTGGAGGGCGAAGGAGTTCAGTTAACGACTCATGCCTCATTGGTAATGACAGTAAACCTATGCACAGGCTAGACTCTTCTGAGCCAGTATTTGGTGTTCAAACTTGGCAAAATGGTAATGCACATAAAATTTTTCCTTGTAATGGGAATAGAGACATCCCTAGGAGTCCTAGTGTCCCAGATGGTATATGTAATGGTGAGCTGAAGCAAAGGGATGGCGGATATGTGCACTCAGAGGTTGAAATCTTAGTTACACTTTCCAGATGTGATTATGCTCCACAAAGTCTACACGGAAATAATGGTGGCATTCctaactttaattttcaatatgaGCAGATGTGTCTTGAACAAAAACTTGTACTAGAACTACAGAGCATTGGCCTCTTCTTGGAAGCCGTG CCTGCATTGGATGATAAAGAAGATGAGGTCATCAACCAGGAACTTGCTCAGCTAGAGAGGGAACTTCTTGAACAG attgtgaagaagaaggCACGCCTGGACAAAGTACACACAGCTATTCAAGAAGGAAAGGATATTGGACG GGACCCTGAGCAGGTTGCAATGGACAAACTTCTTGAGTTGGCATACAAGAAACTTTTG GCAACTAGAGGAAGCATTGCATCTAAACTTGGGATTCCTAAGGTGTCGAAACAAGTTGCTTTAGCTTTTGCCAAGAGGACACTTGCAAGGTGCCGTAAATTTGAAGATTCAGGAGCAAGTTGTTTTTCCGAGCCTGCATTCCGGGAGATTGTTTATGCGGCACCTCCTCAGTTTGCTGAAAGAGAGCTACTTTCTGGTGTTAACCTGCCAGTTGGTAATG ATGGGAGTTCTATAGATGCTTTAGAGACTTCAATTCATCAACCTGATCAGGCCATTTCTGAAAATGGGCCAATGTCAAAtagaggaaagaaaaaggaagtaTTGCTTGATGATGTTGTTGGTGGTGCTGTTTTTAGAGCCTCATTAGGCATTTTGGGTGGTgcaaagggaaaaagaagtgAAAGAGATAGAGATAGGGATGCTTCAACTAAAAATGCTGTTGCCAAGGCTGGACGGTTGTCTATGGGTGGCTCCAAGGGTGAGCGTAAgacaaaatcaaaaccaaaacaGAAAACAGCTCAACTTTCTACATCAGGAAGCGCATTTGTCAATAAATTTACAGATACAACAAATTCTTTATTTCCCTCAGCTAGTGGTTCTGGTGAATCAGCCAATAATAGTGGCAACAGAAAAAAAGATGTTAGATTCGTATCTTCTGGTAATGCCCCTTCAGTGTCATCAAAAGAGATAAAGGAAAGTGTGGACTTCCCTAATTTGCCTGTTAATGACATAGATGGTATTGAAGATCTAGATTCTGAAATTGGTGCACCACAGGATTTCAATTCTTGGTTCAATTTTGAAGTGGAGGGGGTGGACCAAGATACTGCTGGCCTCGACATACCCATGGATGACCTCTCcgaattaaatatgttttga
- the LOC105161066 gene encoding uncharacterized protein LOC105161066 isoform X1, with amino-acid sequence MDGNARFELTSASPDSNFAGNYQNGQRGYSAQALGRSSSFREVSESRNLASAKLNSRGSATSSGDVPSLSQCLMLEPIVMGDPKYLRSGDLRRVLGFSVGSNSEERNSPPVAVEELKRLRASVADTCVKASGRVKKLDEHLNKLNKFFEAMPYKKQQQRNELLMNERSSGSTLKIGSQIHRNPSELASQKFEDRPKNGLNKRLRTSVAETRAECRNNGVLRQPLMATKERDMPKDNNADSDMVEEKNRRLPAGGEGWDKKMKRKRSVGAVFSRSVDNDGEVKRTMHHKLTIESSLQSSDSIHGFRSGASGAGNKLDPMPSPAGSTARVTFKNEQEKSMLSRDLSGGPIKERALGKVNVKLNNREDNHAMCSSPILKGKASRAPRSGSTSAANSAANAPRVSGTLESWEQAQGVNKNSSVAGSNNRKRAMPAGSSSPPITQWVGQRPQKISRTRRTNLIPVSNHDEGQTPSEGYSPPDFGPRVGIGGMNTSLLSKSAPNGNQNFKVKPENVPSPARLSESEESGAGDSRINDKGLGSRDIDKRTANAGQSAGPSAIPIKKNKIMIKEEISDGVRRQGRTGRVSPFSRTSISPTREKLDNVVPTKPLRNARSGSDKSGSKSGRPLKKLSDRKGFSRLGHMANGGSPDCSGESEDDREELLTAANLACSSSIDACSSTFWKTIEALFASVGADDKSYLSQQLKLAEESCASLFKNCSNGNSIQAKLDNYCHEEMTASDSFSCRRNRFMKNENELKSSSDKVEFVEQMHNSSLYGCSDTEKGFNIVTPLYQRVLSALIVEDEIEECEETGFGGRRSSVNDSCLIGNDSKPMHRLDSSEPVFGVQTWQNGNAHKIFPCNGNRDIPRSPSVPDGICNGELKQRDGGYVHSEVEILVTLSRCDYAPQSLHGNNGGIPNFNFQYEQMCLEQKLVLELQSIGLFLEAVPALDDKEDEVINQELAQLERELLEQIVKKKARLDKVHTAIQEGKDIGRDPEQVAMDKLLELAYKKLLATRGSIASKLGIPKVSKQVALAFAKRTLARCRKFEDSGASCFSEPAFREIVYAAPPQFAERELLSGVNLPVGNDGSSIDALETSIHQPDQAISENGPMSNRGKKKEVLLDDVVGGAVFRASLGILGGAKGKRSERDRDRDASTKNAVAKAGRLSMGGSKGERKTKSKPKQKTAQLSTSGSAFVNKFTDTTNSLFPSASGSGESANNSGNRKKDVRFVSSGNAPSVSSKEIKESVDFPNLPVNDIDGIEDLDSEIGAPQDFNSWFNFEVEGVDQDTAGLDIPMDDLSELNMF; translated from the exons ATGGATGGAAACGCGAGGTTTGAGTTGACATCAGCTAGTCCTGACTCAAATTTTGCAGGGAACTACCAAAATGGGCAGAGGGGGTACTCTGCTCAGGCTTTGGGTAGGTCTTCAAGTTTCAGAGAGGTTTCAGAGAGTAGGAATCTTGCTTCTGCGAAGCTAAATTCTAGGGGGAGTGCTACCTCATCTGGAGATGTTCCCTCATTATCTCAATGCCTGATGTTGGAGCCAATTGTTATGGGTGATCCAAAATATTTACGATCTGGTGACTTACGGAGGGTTTTGGGTTTTTCTGTTGGTAGCAATTCTGAAGAAAGAAATTCACCTCCAGTGGCTGTTGAGGAACTTAAACGATTGAGAGCCAGTGTCGCGGATACTTGTGTTAAAGCCAG CGGTAGAGTGAAAAAGTTGGATGAGCATTTAAACAAGTTAAACAAGTTTTTTGAGGCCATGCCTTATAAGAAGCAGCAGCAGCGGAATGAGCTGTTGATGAATGAGCGATCTAGTGGTTCAACCTTGAAGATTGGATCTCAGATACATCGAAACCCTTCCGAATTAGCAAGTCAGAAATTTGAAGATCGGCCTAAGAATGGTCTGAATAAGAGGTTGCGTACATCTGTGGCAGAAACTCgg GCAGAATGCAGGAATAATGGGGTCCTGCGGCAGCCTTTGATGGCAACAAAAGAAAGAGACATGCCTAAAGATAATAATGCAGATTCTGATATGGTGGAGGAAAAAAACAGGAGGTTACCTGCTGGTGGAGAAGGCTgggacaagaaaatgaaaaggaaacgTTCTGTTGGTGCTGTATTTTCAAGATCTGTTGACAATGATGGGGAAGTGAAACGAACTATGCATCATAAGCTTACTATTGAATCTAGCTTGCAATCGAGTGATTCCATCCATGGTTTCAG ATCAGGAGCTTCTGGTGCCGGGAACAAATTAGATCCTATGCCATCTCCTGCTGGTTCTACTGCTCGTGTAACCTTCAaaaatgaacaagaaaaatcaatgCTCTCAAGAGATCTTTCTGGCGGACCAATTAAGGAGCGAGCCTTGGGAAAAGTAAATGTGAA ATTGAACAATCGTGAAGACAACCATGCCATGTGCTCTAGTCCAATACTGAAAGGGAAGGCCTCAAGGGCACCACGAAGTGGGTCTACATCTGCAGCTAATTCAGCTGCTAATGCTCCTCGTGTGTCTGGAACTTTGGAGAGCTGGGAACAGGCCCAAGGTGTAAACAAAAACTCTTCAGTTGCTGGGTCTAACAATCGCAAGCGAGCCATGCCTGCAGGATCATCCTCTCCACCAATAACTCAGTGGGTGGGTCAGAGACCACAGAAGATCTCTAGAACAAGGAGGACAAATCTTATTCCTGTATCAAACCATGATGAAGGACAGACGCCATCTGAAGGATACTCTCCTCCAGATTTTGGTCCTCGGGTAGGCATTGGTGGGATGAATACTTCTCTTCTCTCCAAAAGTGCACCCAATGgaaaccaaaattttaaagtaaagCCTGAAAATGTTCCATCCCCTGCGAGATTGTCTGAAAGTGAAGAATCTGGTGCGGGTGATAGTAGAATAAATGATAAAGGCTTGGGCAGTAGAGATATAGACAAAAGGACTGCTAATGCTGGTCAAAGTGCTGGGCCATCTGCAATTCCTataaagaagaataaaattatgatcaaagaagaaattagTGATGGTGTGAGAAGACAAGGACGAACTGGAAGGGTCTCACCATTTTCTAGGACTAGCATTTCACCGACAAGAGAAAAATTGGATAATGTGGTGCCAACCAAGCCTCTTCGAAATGCGAGGTCTGGCTCTGACAAGAGTGGAAG CAAGTCTGGCCGCCCTCTGAAGAAGCTATCAGATCGCAAAGGCTTTTCTCGTCTTGGCCACATGGCAAATGGGGGTTCCCCTGATTGTAGTG GGGAATCAGAAGATGACCGGGAAGAGCTTTTGACAGCGGCTAATCTTGCGTGTAGTTCTAGCA TTGATGCATGTTCGAGCACATTCTGGAAGACAATTGAGGCCTTATTTGCTTCTGTTGGGGCAGATGACAAATCATACTTATCACAACAG CTGAAATTGGCTGAAGAATCGTGTGCCAGTTTGTTCAAGAACTGTAGCAATGGCAATTCTATTCAAGCGAAATTG GATAACTATTGCCATGAAGAAATGACAGCATCTGACTCCTTTTCTTGCCGAAGAAATAGattcatgaaaaatgaaaatgaattgaaGTCTTCTTCTGATAAAGTGGAGTTTGTTGAACAAATGCACAATTCTTCTCTATATGGATGCTCTGATACAGAGAAAGGATTCAACATAGTTACACCACTTTATCAAAGGGTACTATCGGCTCTCATTGTGGAAGATGAAATTGAAGAATGTGAAGAAACTGGATTTGGAGGGCGAAGGAGTTCAGTTAACGACTCATGCCTCATTGGTAATGACAGTAAACCTATGCACAGGCTAGACTCTTCTGAGCCAGTATTTGGTGTTCAAACTTGGCAAAATGGTAATGCACATAAAATTTTTCCTTGTAATGGGAATAGAGACATCCCTAGGAGTCCTAGTGTCCCAGATGGTATATGTAATGGTGAGCTGAAGCAAAGGGATGGCGGATATGTGCACTCAGAGGTTGAAATCTTAGTTACACTTTCCAGATGTGATTATGCTCCACAAAGTCTACACGGAAATAATGGTGGCATTCctaactttaattttcaatatgaGCAGATGTGTCTTGAACAAAAACTTGTACTAGAACTACAGAGCATTGGCCTCTTCTTGGAAGCCGTG CCTGCATTGGATGATAAAGAAGATGAGGTCATCAACCAGGAACTTGCTCAGCTAGAGAGGGAACTTCTTGAACAG attgtgaagaagaaggCACGCCTGGACAAAGTACACACAGCTATTCAAGAAGGAAAGGATATTGGACG GGACCCTGAGCAGGTTGCAATGGACAAACTTCTTGAGTTGGCATACAAGAAACTTTTG GCAACTAGAGGAAGCATTGCATCTAAACTTGGGATTCCTAAGGTGTCGAAACAAGTTGCTTTAGCTTTTGCCAAGAGGACACTTGCAAGGTGCCGTAAATTTGAAGATTCAGGAGCAAGTTGTTTTTCCGAGCCTGCATTCCGGGAGATTGTTTATGCGGCACCTCCTCAGTTTGCTGAAAGAGAGCTACTTTCTGGTGTTAACCTGCCAGTTGGTAATG ATGGGAGTTCTATAGATGCTTTAGAGACTTCAATTCATCAACCTGATCAGGCCATTTCTGAAAATGGGCCAATGTCAAAtagaggaaagaaaaaggaagtaTTGCTTGATGATGTTGTTGGTGGTGCTGTTTTTAGAGCCTCATTAGGCATTTTGGGTGGTgcaaagggaaaaagaagtgAAAGAGATAGAGATAGGGATGCTTCAACTAAAAATGCTGTTGCCAAGGCTGGACGGTTGTCTATGGGTGGCTCCAAGGGTGAGCGTAAgacaaaatcaaaaccaaaacaGAAAACAGCTCAACTTTCTACATCAGGAAGCGCATTTGTCAATAAATTTACAGATACAACAAATTCTTTATTTCCCTCAGCTAGTGGTTCTGGTGAATCAGCCAATAATAGTGGCAACAGAAAAAAAGATGTTAGATTCGTATCTTCTGGTAATGCCCCTTCAGTGTCATCAAAAGAGATAAAGGAAAGTGTGGACTTCCCTAATTTGCCTGTTAATGACATAGATGGTATTGAAGATCTAGATTCTGAAATTGGTGCACCACAGGATTTCAATTCTTGGTTCAATTTTGAAGTGGAGGGGGTGGACCAAGATACTGCTGGCCTCGACATACCCATGGATGACCTCTCcgaattaaatatgttttga